The Deferribacterota bacterium genome includes a window with the following:
- a CDS encoding flagellar basal body L-ring protein FlgH: MAKYLLVTLMLIELLIAGCTKNIENIPPSTFYNKEVDAYYEAMRENQNYGSLWTNAKTEGTLFLDYKARNIGDIVIVQITESSTASNSNTTDASKTTTYDASVNTFLGMPMDLGISNFLGMGEPFNPSVNAQTTNDFQGDGSKQKADQVQATVAARIVNILPSGNLVIEGGREIVVDQEKQYISIRGVIRQKDINAQNVVPSTAIADAQILYTGKGMLSDVNKKGWLAHVIDWAWPF; this comes from the coding sequence ATGGCAAAATATTTACTCGTTACACTAATGTTAATAGAGTTATTAATAGCGGGATGTACCAAGAATATTGAAAATATCCCCCCAAGTACATTCTATAATAAAGAGGTAGATGCATATTATGAAGCTATGAGAGAAAATCAAAATTATGGGTCGCTGTGGACTAATGCTAAAACAGAAGGAACATTGTTTTTAGATTACAAAGCAAGAAATATAGGGGATATTGTAATTGTACAAATAACGGAATCATCAACAGCATCAAATTCAAATACAACTGATGCAAGTAAAACCACAACCTATGATGCTAGTGTCAACACTTTTTTAGGTATGCCCATGGATTTAGGAATAAGCAACTTTTTAGGTATGGGTGAGCCCTTTAATCCAAGTGTTAATGCGCAAACAACAAATGATTTCCAGGGGGATGGGAGCAAGCAAAAAGCAGACCAGGTTCAAGCAACTGTTGCTGCAAGAATAGTAAATATTTTACCTTCTGGTAATCTAGTGATTGAGGGTGGTAGAGAAATTGTTGTAGACCAAGAAAAGCAATATATTTCAATTAGAGGTGTTATAAGACAAAAAGATATTAATGCGCAAAATGTTGTTCCCTCAACTGCTATAGCTGACGCCCAAATCCTCTATACAGGCAAGGGAATGTTGTCAGATGTTAATAAAAAGGGTTGGTTAGCCCATGTTATAGATTGGGCATGGCCATTTTAG